The following coding sequences lie in one Capsicum annuum cultivar UCD-10X-F1 chromosome 5, UCD10Xv1.1, whole genome shotgun sequence genomic window:
- the LOC107870714 gene encoding pentatricopeptide repeat-containing protein At2g02750 — MKSQITKLVANGLHKEGIYLYSQIHSSFCPTKFSFPCLFKSCAKLRNIPQGQILHAHLLKYGFGTDVYAATSLINMYMKLALMDSALKVFEEIPQPNTASLNASISGFSQNGYHVEAFRMFGLFSGLQFRPDSVTIASVLSGCGNINYGVQMHCWAIKIGEDMDIYVATSLLTMYLNCADCVSATRLFELVQNKNVVCYNAFISGLLQNRVEEVVLDVFKQMSLDEEPNAVTLISVLSATANLKNVKFGWQVHGFIVKNELQSHTLVGTALVDMYSKCCFWLCAYKIFKELGGNRNLITWNSMITGMMLNEQTEKAVELFMELESEGLKPDSATWNSMIIGFSLLQKETEAFMFFRKMLSAGVVPSAKSVTSVLTACSSLSSLRCGKEIHGYIFRMENIIDEFIVTAIIDMYMKCGQFSLARKVFDQLEVKYDDPAVWNVMISGYGRNGEGEAAFEMFSLMLLEKVQPNSATLNCMLSVCSHIGNLEKAWQIFRLMITDFGLAPTLKQLNIMVDLLARSGRLDEARELLQLIPEPSASVIASLLAASEHFSNAKMGEEMTKKLSDLEPENPVPFVILSNLYARQGRWDNAERIRESIDERGLEKLPGYSTVGVT, encoded by the coding sequence ATGAAGAGTCAAATAACAAAATTGGTAGCCAATGGACTTCACAAAGAAGGCATTTACTTGTATTCCCAGATCCACTCTTCTTTTTGTCCCACTAAATTTTCCTTCCCTTGTCTCTTCAAATCTTGCGCCAAGCTAAGGAATATACCACAAGGCCAGATACTCCATGCCCATTTGCTTAAATACGGTTTTGGTACCGATGTATACGCAGCCACATCTCTtatcaatatgtacatgaaacTCGCCTTAATGGACAGTGCCTTAAAGGTGTTCGAGGAAATTCCTCAACCAAATACTGCTTCATTAAATGCTAGCATTTCTGGGTTTTCGCAAAATGGATATCATGTTGAAGCTTTTCGGATGTTTGGGTTGTTTAGTGGTTTACAGTTTAGGCCGGATTCGGTTACTATAGCTAGTGTTTTATCAGGCTGTGGGAATATTAATTATGGTGTTCAAATGCATTGTTGGGCTATAAAGATTGGTGAGGATATGGACATATATGTAGCTACTTCGCTTTTGACTATGTATTTGAATTGTGCGGATTGTGTTTCTGCTACGAGGTTGTTTGAATTGGTTCAGAATAAGAATGTGGTATGCTATAATGCATTTATTTCTGGGCTGTTGCAAAACAGGGTGGAGGAAGTGGTTTTGGATGTGTTCAAGCAGATGTCATTAGACGAAGAACCAAATGCAGTTACTTTAATATCTGTTCTCTCTGCAACTGCTAATCTTAAGAATGTGAAGTTTGGTTGGCAAGTTCATGGATTTATTGTGAAAAATGAGCTACAATCTCATACATTGGTGGGAACTGCACTTGTAGACATGTATTCGAAATGCTGTTTCTGGTTATGTGCATATAAAATCTTCAAAGAGCTGGGTGGCAACAGGAACTTGATAACATGGAATTCCATGATTACTGGCATGATGTTGAATGAGCAAACAGAGAAAGCTGTTGAACTTTTCATGGAATTAGAATCAGAAGGATTGAAACCAGATTCAGCAACATGGAATTCAATGATCATTGGGTTTTCACTGCTGCAAAAAGAGACTGAAGCTTTTATGTTCTTCAGGAAAATGCTTTCTGCTGGTGTGGTTCCCAGTGCGAAATCTGTTACTAGTGTTCTGACGGCATGCTCATCTCTATCCTCACTCCGTTGTGGCAAAGAGATTCATGGATATATTTTTAGGATGGAAAACATTATTGATGAATTTATTGTCACCGCAATCATTGATATGTACATGAAGTGTGGACAATTTTCTTTGGCACGGAAGGTTTTTGATCAGTTGGAAGTAAAATACGATGATCCTGCTGTCTGGAATGTAATGATTTCAGGGTATGGAAGGAACGGGGAAGGTGAAGCTGCTTTTGAGATGTTCTCTCTGATGTTATTGGAGAAAGTACAGCCAAATTCAGCAACTTTGAATTGCATGCTGTCTGTGTGCAGTCACATCGGAAATTTGGAGAAAGCATGGCAAATTTTTAGGTTGATGATTACAGATTTTGGCTTAGCCCCAACTCTAAAGCAACTTAAtattatggttgatttacttgCTCGATCTGGTCGGCTGGATGAAGCTAGAGAACTACTACAGCTCATTCCTGAACCCTCTGCATCTGTTATTGCTTCTTTATTAGCAGCTTCCGAGCATTTCTCTAATGCAAAGATGGGAGAAGAAATGACCAAAAAGCTCTCAGATTTGGAGCCGGAAAACCCTGTTCCTTTTGTGATTTTATCCAACCTTTATGCTAGACAAGGAAGATGGGACAATGCTGAAAGAATCAGAGAATCAATTGATGAAAGGGGACTGGAAAAACTTCCAGGCTACAGTACTGTAGGAGTGACATAA